The window CGCCGCACTCGGCTTTACGAACTTTTGAACCCGAAGTCTAGTCGGCCCCACTCCCGGTCCCACGGGGCCCCGACTTTTGCTCATATCGCGTTATGAGACGTTGACCCCGAAGTCCAGCGCGATGCCGCGCAGGCCCGACGCGTACCCCTGTCCCACCGCCCGGAACTTCCACTCTCCCTGGTGGCGGTACACCTCGCCGAAGATCATGGCGGTCTCGGTGGAGGCGTCCTCGCTCAGGTCGTAGCGGGCGAGCTCCTGGCCGTCGGCCTGGTTCACGACGCGGATGAAGGCGTTGCTGACCTGGCCGAAGGTCTGGCCGCGCTCGTCGGCCATGTGGATGGAGACCGGGAAGACGATCTTGTCGCACTGGGCCGGCACCTTGGAGAGGTCGATCAGGAGCGACTCGTCGTCGCCGTCACCCTCGCCGGTGAGGTTGTCCCCGGTGTGCTCCACCGAGCCGTCCGGACTCTTGAGCTGGTTGTAGAAGACGAACCACTCATCGCCCATGACCCGTCCGCCGGTGCACATCAGGGCGCTGGCGTCGAGGTCGAAGGGGGCTCCGGTGGTGGAGCGCGCGTCCCAGCCGAGCCCGATCATCACCTGAGTGAGGTTCGGTGCGGCCTTGGACAGGGAGACATTTCCTCCCTTGGCGAGCGTGACGCCCATGTTGCTGGTCCTCCCCGCGTGATGCTTTTTGGTTGTCCTGCGCATCCGGCGCCGCACCCAAACGAATGCGGCGCCGGACTCAGCCAGTGGTGTCCTGGACGGTCACCTCTCGGAGGGTGACCTCAGACGTTCACACCGAAGTCCTGCGCGATGCCGCGCAGGCCCGAGGCGTAGCCCTGGCCGATGGCGCGGAACTTCCACTCCGCACCGTGCCGGTACAGCTCGCCGAAGACCATCGCGGTCTCGGTGGACGCGTCCTCGCTGAGGTCGTAGCGCGCGATCTCGGCGCCGCCGGCCTGGTTGACGACGCGGATGAACGCGTTGCGCACCTGGCCGAAGGACTGCTGGCGGTTCTCGGCGTCGTAGATCGAGACCGGGAAGACGATCTTCTCGACGTCCGCCGGGACGCCCGCGAGGTTGACCTTGATCTGCTCGTCGTCGCCCTCGCCCTCACCGGTGAGGTTGTCGCCGGTGTGCTCGACGGAGCCGTCGGCGCTCTTGAGGTTGTTGAAGAAGACGAAGTTCGCGTCGCTGCCGACCTTGCCCTCCGGGTTCAGCAGCAGCGCGCTGGCGTCCAGGTCGAAGTCGGTGCCGGTCGTGGTGCGGACGTCCCACCCCAGACCGACGATGACCGCAGTGAGGCCCGGAGCCTCCTTGCTCAGTGATACGTTGCCGCCCTTGCTGAGGCTGACTCCCACGAGTCCTCCATTGGTTTCCAGGGGCGGGGAGCCCCGCCGTGCGTTTGATATGGGATCAACGACTCGATCCTAGTGACGGGTTCCCGTACCCCGCAGGCCTTGATACCGAAGAATCACAGGGTGTCGGGATCAGCGGGGTGCCGGGATCAGAGAGTGTCGAGTGCCTTGACGTACTCGCTGAGGTCACGGGCGTCCGGCAGCGCGTTGACGACCGTCCAGCGCACGACGCCCTCCTTGTCGATGACGAAGGTGCCGCGCACCGCGCAGCCCTTGTCCTCGGCGAAGACGCCGTAGGCGCGGCTGACCTCGCCGTGCGGCCAGAAGTCGCTGAGCAGCGGGTACTCCAGGCCCTCCTGCTCGGCGAAGACGCGCAGAGTGTGGATGGAGTCGTTGGAGACGGCGAGCACCTGGGTGTCGCGGTCGGAGAATTGCGGCAGGTTGTCGCGCACCTCGCACAGCTCACCGGTGCACACACCGGTGAAGGCGAAGGGGTAGAAGAGCAGGACGACGTTCTTGGAGCCACGGAAGTCGGAGAGCTTCACGGTGGCGCCGTGGTTGTCCTTGAGCTCGAAGTCGGGGGCCTTGTCGCCGACCTGGATCGCCATCGTCGTGGATGTCCCTTCGGTGGGGGCTGTTCGGGTGGAACCCACCCTATGCAGCGACCACCGAGGCCCGTGCAGGAGGCCGGGCCGGGCTTTTCAGCCCGGCCCGGCACCGCCACCGGTTCTACTTCTTGGTCTTCGCGGCCTTGGGCGTCACCAGCCGGCTGCCGCTCCAGTCCTTGCCGACGCTGACGCTCTTGGACGCCGACAGCCCCGCCGTGGTCGCGGCTTCAGAGATGTCGCTGGGCTCAACGTAGCCGTCACGGCCGGTCTTCGGCGTCAGCAGCAGGATCGCGCCGCCCTCTTCGATGTACGTGGTGGCGTCCACCAGCGCATCCGTCAGGTCGCCGTCCTCGTCGCGGAACCACAGCACCGCGGCATCGGCAACGTCGTCGTAGTCCTCGTCCACGAGCTCTGTGCCGGTGACTGACTCAATGGCCTCGCGGAGTTCCTGGTCTACGTCGTCGTCGTAGCCGATCTCCTGGACCACCTGCTCGGGCTGGAACCCCAGCCTCTCGGCAAGGGTCCGCTCCTCCGCGTGGTCCGCGGTCGCGCTCACGGGTTGCCTCCTGATCATGTCTTGGGAAATAACTCAGCCACGCGCGTGCGCGAAGCATTGGCCGTAGTCCACACGGGCGGGACGGATCGCGCAAGTACCCGGCCGTTCAGACCGCCGAAACGGTGACGATCGTGAACGTGTCACCGCAACTCCAGGCACACCATCATCGTCCCAAGGTGACGTACCGCACGCCAATCCGCCCCCTTTGGGCGTTTGGGAACCATCGACGGGTACTCCGCCGTTACCAGGACCCGGTTACCTCGCAGTAGAGATGACGTTTGGCGCCCCGAGGTACACGATGGGGAGCGGTGCAGACACCCAGAAACACGGCCCTCTGACAGGTAAGGAACAGCGTGGCTTCCGGATCCGATCGAAACCCGATCATCATTGGCGGCCTTCCGAGTCAGGTTCCTGACTTCGATCCCGAGGAAACCCAGGAGTGGCTCGACTCCCTCGACGCCGCTGTGGACGAGCGCGGCCGGGAGCGGGCCCGCTATCTGATGCTGCGGCTGATCGAGCGGGCCCGCGAGAAGCGCGTCGCCGTGCCCGAGATGCGCAGCACGGACTACGTCAACACGATCGCCACCAAGGACGAGCCGTTCTTCCCGGGCAACGAGGAGATCGAGCGCAAGATCCTCAACGCGACCCGGTGGAACGCCGCGGTCATGGTGTCCAGGGCCCAGCGCCCCGGCATCGGCGTCGGCGGCCACATCGCGACCTTCGCCTCCTCCGCCTCGCTCTACGACGTGGGCTTCAACCACTTCTTCCGCGGCAAGGACGAGGGCGACGGCGGCGACCAGGTCTTCTTCCAGGGCCACGCCTCTCCGGGCATCTACGCGCGCGCGTTCCTGCTGGACCGCCTGAGCGAGCAGAACCTGGACGCGTTCCGCCAGGAGAAGTCGAAGGCGCCGTACGGGCTGTCCAGCTACCCGCACCCGCGGCTGATGCCGGGCTTCTGGGAGTTCCCGACCGTGTCGATGGGCCTCGGCCCGATCGGCGCGATCTACCAGGCGCGGATGAACCGCTACATGGAGGCGCGCGGCATCGCCGACACCTCCAAGTCGCATGTGTGGGCGTTCCTGGGCGACGGCGAGATGGACGAGCCGGAGTCGCTCGGCCAGCTGTCCATCGCCGCCCGCGAGGGCCTGGACAACCTCACCTTCGTCGTCAACTGCAACCTGCAGCGTCTCGACGGCCCGGTGCGCGGCAACGGCAAGGTCATCCAGGAGCTGGAGTCGATCTTCCGGGGCGCCGGCTGGAACGTCATCAAGCTGATCTGGGACCGCACCTGGGACCCGCTGCTCGCGCAGGACCGGGACGGCATCCTCGTCAACAAGATGAACACCACGCCGGACGGCCAGTTCCAGACGTACGCCACCGAGACCGGCGGCTACATCCG of the Streptomyces sp. T12 genome contains:
- a CDS encoding TerD family protein; translation: MGVTLAKGGNVSLSKAAPNLTQVMIGLGWDARSTTGAPFDLDASALMCTGGRVMGDEWFVFYNQLKSPDGSVEHTGDNLTGEGDGDDESLLIDLSKVPAQCDKIVFPVSIHMADERGQTFGQVSNAFIRVVNQADGQELARYDLSEDASTETAMIFGEVYRHQGEWKFRAVGQGYASGLRGIALDFGVNVS
- a CDS encoding DUF3052 domain-containing protein — its product is MSATADHAEERTLAERLGFQPEQVVQEIGYDDDVDQELREAIESVTGTELVDEDYDDVADAAVLWFRDEDGDLTDALVDATTYIEEGGAILLLTPKTGRDGYVEPSDISEAATTAGLSASKSVSVGKDWSGSRLVTPKAAKTKK
- a CDS encoding peroxiredoxin encodes the protein MAIQVGDKAPDFELKDNHGATVKLSDFRGSKNVVLLFYPFAFTGVCTGELCEVRDNLPQFSDRDTQVLAVSNDSIHTLRVFAEQEGLEYPLLSDFWPHGEVSRAYGVFAEDKGCAVRGTFVIDKEGVVRWTVVNALPDARDLSEYVKALDTL
- a CDS encoding TerD family protein, translating into MGVSLSKGGNVSLSKEAPGLTAVIVGLGWDVRTTTGTDFDLDASALLLNPEGKVGSDANFVFFNNLKSADGSVEHTGDNLTGEGEGDDEQIKVNLAGVPADVEKIVFPVSIYDAENRQQSFGQVRNAFIRVVNQAGGAEIARYDLSEDASTETAMVFGELYRHGAEWKFRAIGQGYASGLRGIAQDFGVNV